Proteins from a genomic interval of Candidatus Rokuibacteriota bacterium:
- the ggt gene encoding gamma-glutamyltransferase, whose protein sequence is MIRSTLFATKRTPLAPRGMVVAEHPLGAEVGAGILKRGGNAVDAAVATAFAMPVVEPFMSSLAGGGTMLVHLARRGETLCVDFNVEAPAAASETCFELGEGVSTGLFPWRRVVDDANVFGPRSVAVPGSVAGLTLALERWGTMDLADVLQPAITLAEEGFVPDWYVALTTAIFCQELAAFPATAKNYLRDGHYVYRTPALGDGEVFRQPDLARSLRLLAKDGPAVFYTGAIAQAIHEEMWVKGGMLTKDDLARYAPRVCPPLMGEYRGLELAFSPGATGGITALETLNILAQFPKARTTWKTATGLHLRAEAVSRAFLDRLEHLGDAERVKSPWDGLVSREYAAKAASALKPNGPRSARPAPDPWRYELGGRAADCTTHLCAVDRQRNMVSLTNTAVSLWGSRMVVPDTGILLQNGMIWFDPEPGRVNSVGPGKRPLVNMVPALGFRKGEPYLAVGAPGGRKIISAIPQVISNMVDLGDTPQAAIEAPRLHTEGGDLWVDDRVGETSLNALRRMGHPVVPKRTDPGTLYFSRPVAIRVTKKGLEAGLDPFHDAAAAGI, encoded by the coding sequence ATGATCCGCTCGACGCTTTTCGCGACGAAGCGCACGCCGTTGGCGCCCCGGGGCATGGTCGTGGCGGAGCACCCGCTGGGCGCCGAGGTCGGCGCCGGGATCCTCAAGCGCGGCGGCAACGCGGTGGACGCGGCTGTGGCCACGGCCTTCGCGATGCCGGTCGTCGAGCCCTTCATGTCCTCGCTGGCCGGCGGCGGCACGATGCTCGTCCATCTCGCCCGGCGCGGCGAGACGCTCTGCGTGGACTTCAATGTCGAGGCGCCGGCCGCGGCCTCCGAGACCTGCTTCGAGCTGGGCGAGGGCGTCTCGACCGGCCTCTTCCCGTGGCGGCGCGTGGTGGACGACGCCAACGTCTTCGGGCCGCGCTCGGTGGCGGTGCCGGGCTCGGTGGCGGGGCTGACGCTTGCTCTCGAGCGCTGGGGCACCATGGACCTGGCCGACGTCCTTCAGCCCGCGATCACGCTCGCCGAAGAAGGCTTCGTGCCGGACTGGTACGTGGCGCTGACGACGGCCATCTTCTGCCAGGAGCTGGCGGCCTTTCCCGCGACGGCCAAGAACTATCTCCGGGACGGTCATTACGTCTATCGGACGCCGGCCCTCGGCGACGGCGAAGTCTTCCGCCAGCCCGACCTCGCCCGGAGCCTGCGCCTCTTGGCAAAGGACGGGCCCGCGGTCTTCTACACGGGCGCCATCGCTCAGGCCATCCACGAGGAGATGTGGGTCAAGGGGGGCATGCTCACCAAGGACGACCTCGCTCGCTACGCGCCCCGGGTGTGTCCTCCGCTCATGGGCGAGTACCGAGGCCTCGAGCTGGCGTTCTCGCCCGGCGCGACGGGCGGCATCACGGCGCTCGAAACGCTGAACATCCTCGCCCAGTTCCCGAAGGCGCGCACGACGTGGAAGACGGCGACGGGGCTGCACCTTCGCGCAGAGGCGGTGAGCCGCGCCTTCCTCGACAGGCTCGAGCACCTGGGCGACGCCGAGCGCGTCAAGTCGCCGTGGGACGGGCTCGTCTCGCGCGAGTACGCGGCGAAGGCGGCCTCGGCCCTCAAGCCCAACGGACCGCGCAGCGCGCGCCCGGCGCCCGACCCCTGGCGCTACGAGCTGGGCGGGCGCGCCGCCGACTGCACCACGCACCTCTGCGCCGTGGACCGGCAGCGCAACATGGTCTCCCTCACCAACACGGCCGTGTCGCTGTGGGGCTCGCGCATGGTCGTGCCGGACACGGGCATCCTGCTCCAGAACGGTATGATCTGGTTCGATCCCGAGCCGGGGCGCGTCAACTCCGTTGGCCCTGGCAAGCGGCCGCTGGTCAACATGGTGCCGGCGCTGGGCTTCAGGAAGGGCGAGCCCTATCTCGCGGTGGGAGCGCCGGGCGGGCGCAAGATCATCTCGGCCATCCCGCAGGTGATCTCGAACATGGTGGACCTGGGCGACACGCCGCAGGCGGCCATCGAGGCGCCGCGGCTGCACACGGAAGGCGGCGACCTCTGGGTGGACGACCGCGTCGGGGAGACGTCTCTGAACGCCCTAAGGCGCATGGGGCACCCGGTGGTGCCCAAGCGGACGGACCCCGGCACGCTCTACTTCTCGCGTCCCGTCGCCATCCGCGTCACGAAGAAGGGTCTTGAGGCGGGGCTCGACCCTTTCCACGACGCCGCGGCCGCGGGGATTTAG